A segment of the Streptomyces sp. P9-A2 genome:
GGTGTGATGGCGTTGTCGACGTTCAAGAAGCGGGTGGACGACCTGCTTTCCACCTTCGAGGAATCGCCGGGCGGCCCGTCGAAGATCCGGGCCCACAGCCTGCCGGAGACGGCCTTCGGCAGCGGCGCCTTCCCGGAGGGCAAGATGCTCCACCTGGAGTACGAGCGCGTCCACGAGCGCATCACCGCCCTCTCCAAGTCGCTGGGACTCCAACTGGAGGCCATGCAGATCGCCGTACACGGCGTGGACGTCACCTTCGACAACCTCGAAGAGGAACAACGTCAGCGGTTCCACGACATCCGGCTCGAGGTCAACCAGACGCGAGAAGAGATGCTCAACCAGCACAACAAGCGGGACAACCGCGCTGGCCAGACCGACACGGGGTACTCATGAGCGGCGAAGAGAACAAGCCGGACCTGCACCAGGAGGAGCGGCGGGAGGCGCTGGCACAGAACAAAATGCTCGACGCCGTCACGAACATGACCAGCCTCGTCGTCAGCCCATTGGGTTCGGTCCGGGGCATCCACTTCGGTTCCACGAGCTTCGAGAACTACGACCTCAACCAGATGATCGACATCGTCGAGTCCGCCAATCCGGAACTCCTGGAGTCCGCCGGCACCGCCCTCGTCGACGCCCGTGACGCCATCCAGAAGGCCGCCGACGAACTCAAGGACAATCTCCTTGGCGACATCGACTGGAAGGGCGAGTCCCAGACCGCCTTCACCAAATGGGCCACCAGCCTCGTCAGGACCGCCGAAGGCATCGCCGACTACGCCGAGGTCGTCGGCACCCAGGTCATGGCCGCCGGCTCCGGCCTCGCCTCCGTCCGCAAGTCCATGCCTCCGCGCGACAACCGCACCGACCCCAAACTGGTCAAGGAGATCCCCGAGGCCAAGCAGGTCGAGAGCAACGACGAGTACACGGCAGCGGTGAAGGCGGAGGACCACCGCCAGGAAGCCATCAACCAGATGTACCGGCTGGCGTCGTTCTACACGGTGTCAGCGGGAACGATGGCGAAGGAGGAGGAACCGGTCTTCCCGAAGATGCCGGATGCGGGGGTGCCGCCGCCGTCGGGCGGTGACCGAGTGGATCCTCCTCGGGAGCGGGAGGTCCCGGGACTCCCAGGGATCGGTGACTCGGCAACCGTGGACCGAGAGTCGGTTAATTCCCCTGCCGGGCGGTCCCAGTCAACAGGGGGTCTAGCACCCGCCGCCAAGGAGACCGTCGATCCCGTTGTACGTCCAGACCGGCGAGTCGGTACGGAGATCAACAGCGTTGGTGTATTGCCGCCGCAGGAAGCCTTGAAACCGGCCACGGCCACACCGCCGGCAACAGCTGGTCCCGTTGGTCAGCAGGGACCGATTCCTCCCATCGCCACCAGAGTGGTCCCACCAGCCTTTCGCGGGACCGCCGGACGAACCACGGGACCCAGCGGCGTGCCCGCGGTCAAGAGTCCCCCTCCGGCGCAGGGCCGAGCCGGAGGCGCGGCAGGCAATGGCCCGGCAGCTCGTACGGGACCTGGTCCCGTGGGCCAGAACCCACGTGCCGCCATGCCGGGGCCGGTGGGAAGCCGTGGGAATGGCCCGCTGGGGCAAGTGGGACGTACCGCCGTGCCGGGGCAGTCAGGGAGCCACGGAACTGGTCCCGTGGGACGTGGCGTCGTCGGTGGGGTACCGAAGCCCACTGGACCGGTGCCCGGACAGGTCGGCGGTTTCCCCCGCGGCCCTGTGAGCGCCATGGGAGCCTCACCGGCCAGCCGCAGTGGCCCCGGGCGCAGTAGCGACGGCATTGTCGGCGGACGGCCTGTCATGGGTGCTGCGCCTGGCGGAAACGGCTCCAAGCTGCCGCGCGGCACGGTCATCGGTGGTGAAGGCGCATCCGGCCCGCGCGTGACCGGACAAAGGACCGGTCAACACGGGGTGATCGGAACGCCTCCTACGACATCGAACACAGGGCGGGCGTCCCGTCGTTCCGTCGGCAGCTCTGACGGTGTCGTCGGAATGCCCAATGGAAGGGTTTCCGGCACAAGGAACAGCGGACGCCCCTCTGAGGGCTCCGGGGCTCAACGTGGTGCCACGGGCAACCGCAGCTCCGGTGCGGATCGTTCACGTCGCGATGAGCGACGTAGCGACACCTCGGCGACCGACTGACCGGACTGAAGAAGGACGACAGGGGAATGGTGTCAAGGTTCAGCCGACGCGTTAAACAGAGCGCGCCCGCCTGGAGGCGTCACAGAAGATGGGGTGCTGGCGCCTGCTCAGTACTTGGGGCTGTGGTCATCCTCTCGGCAGGTCTGACGTCCGGTGCAGCATCTGCAGACGCCCAGTCGCAGCAGTGGTACCTGTCGGCGATGAAAGTCGATGAGATGTGGAAGGTGAGCACCGGAAAGGGAGTCAAGGTTGCGGTCATCGACTCTGGTGTCAACCCTGAAACTCCGTCCCTGAAAGGGCAGGTGCTCGCGGACGAAGTGCCACAAGCTGTCGCTTATGGGGCCACTGATGATTACGATGGTCATGGCACAACCATGGCGGAACTGATCGCTGGTACCGGCGCGGACGGAGGCATAAAGGGGCTTGCTCCCGGAGCCAGAATCGTACCTTACCGGATTGTTTTCACCGATGTCCTGAAGGACAAGGCGGAGATAAGCAAGACTCCCAACCCGGCCGAGGCGATCAGAGCCGCTGCTGACAGCGATGCCGAAATCATCAGTATGTCGTTTGGTGGCGGTGGCGACTCTGAAACGGAGGCTGCCGTAAAGTATGCCCAATCCAAGGGTAAGCTGATGTTCGCCTCCGTGGGAAATGACGCGGAAAAGAAGAGCCTCATTGGTTACCCGGCCGCCTATCCCTATGTAGTCGGTGTTGCCGCATCGGATGAGTCCGGGAAAGTCGCGAAGTTCTCGGAGTACGGAAACTACGTCGACTTGGCAGCTCCTGGACTGGACATGCCTGGCTGGTGCGACGCGACCTTCCGCTCGTATTGCGATCAGGGAGGAACAAGTGCCGCCACCGCCCTCACCTCCGCCGCTGCTGCCTTGATCTGGTCCGCCCATCCCGACTGGACCGCCAACCAGGTCCTCGCCAGCCTCATCGAGACCGCCGGCCGCAGTTGGGCCAAGGACGATCCGAGTGTTTACCTCGGCTACGGCCTGATCCGTCCGCGCAGGGTCCTGATGGACGAGGACTTCAAGCCCGGCCCGCCCGACACCGACCCGCTCGCCAGGGAGAACGCCATAGGCCTCCTGGACGATTCGGGTAACCCCGTGGTCGCCTCCCCCTCACCGTCGCCCGAGCCCTCGAAGGAACCGGAAACGTCGGATGGCGGTGACCAGACATCAACAGCCGCCTCCGACAAGGGGACTTCCGACAACACCACCCTCTGGGTAACCCTCGGAGCCGCAGCGGCGGTCCTGGTGATCGGGGGCGGCGCCTTCGCCGTGATCCGCTCACGACGACGCGCATAGAAAAGGCGCACACAACAGTCGGCCCCCGGCGCAGCCGACCACCCACCACCACGCGGTGCCACACCGCACCGCACCACCGCTCTCACGAAAGGGACTGCCGACATGGCTGAAGGCCGCAAGCTTTACGAGGCCCAGGTAGAGAAGCTCCAGACGAACGTCGTCGACCGGTACGACTCGATCAGGCAGTCTCTCGCCCGCCTCCAGGGAACGATCGACATGATCGAGAAGAACTGGACGGGCCAGGGCGCCATCGCCTTCGACAAGAAGCAGACGGAGATCAACAGCCACATGGCCTCGATCGGCCGCATGCTCGACGACTTCCTCGAGGGCATCCAGCTGAACAAGGCCGACAAGCGCAAGCTCGAGGACCAGATCGAGGCCGACGTCGCCAAGATCTCGATGGACGACCTCGGCGGAAAGAGCTCGGCACTCAGCAGCTACTGACGCGAGACCCCGAGAACGACCCGCCGGCTCTCAAGGAAACGAGGAAGACATGTCCGGAGCCCATTACGACGAACTCGCCGTCACCTACGGCACCATGGACGCGCTCGCCACCGAACTCGGCAACCAGGCCAAGAAGCTCGAGGAGGACCTCGAGGCCCTCAAGAAGGCCGTGCTGGACGCGGCCGCGGGCTGGGGCGGCGAGGCGTACGAGGAGTTCACCAAGAAGACCAAGGAGTGGGACCGTCACGCTTCCGGCATCCACCAGGCACTGGTCAGCATCGGCCAGCGCGTAGGCACTGCCGGCGGTGACTACCGCGGCGGCGACCTGAAGGGCGCCAGCTACTTCATGTAGGGCAACCGCGCACAGCGCACGCAGAAAGCGAACAGGGTGGACACGCGCGGGAGGTGTCCACCCTGTCCTCTGTCCACAATCCCGTCTTCTCAGCTTTCCGTAAGCGTGACGTCAGGGCAGGAGTACAGGTCGGCCGCAGAGGTGACGAAGGTGTTGAACGTGTTTCTTTTGACCTTCGGGACCCCATCGTGCTTGTCCGAAAGGGCGCCGGTGTACTCGCTGTTCCAATGAGCAGCGAAGTACACGTCGCCTTCGGCGCAGTGCAGAACGGCTTGGTCGAAGGAGGCGACACCGTGCCCGTTGGGCAGCTCGTGGAAACCGTAAGTGTCCTGAAGGGCCGCGTCGACCATGTCCCGGTCCGAGGTCGCGGCGAAGGAGACGGCGGCCCCGGCACTGCCGGCCAGGGTCAGATCGCACGCCCACACGTCCTTCGCGTCCTTGCTGATCTGCTCCTGATCGGGTTCGGCGACACCGGTGAGCACGGCGTCGTCGGGCAAGGAGAAGCCCGGCAGTCCGCACACCTTCCCGACGTCCGTTGTGCGCACGGCGTCAGGTGCGGCGAGTTCCGGTGAATCCTTCAGCGCCGGGGTGGTGCATCCGGCGTCCGCGGTGACTTTCCGCGCTACGCGGGTCAGAAGTTGGGCCAGCCCTTCCGGGTCGGCCTGGCCCTTCGTCACGGTGGCTTCGACGACGGACACACTGTCGCCGTCGGGCGGGACGATGAGGGCTCCCCGTATGTTGCCCACCTTGCCCCAGCACGACTTCGGCAGGACGACGTAACCCCCGGTAGGGGCCACGGCTCCGCTCGTTTCGCCCTTGAAGTAGGAACGTGCGCCGGGGTTCTTCCACACATGAGTGGTGTACGGGAAGGGTCCGTCCTCGTTCGCGGTCGTCAAGGTGACTTGCTGGTCCGTGTCCCCGAGGAAGCGACTGGTGCGCTCGATCACGCACGTGAATTCTGGCTTGCCGGGGGAGCTTTGCACACGTCCTTCCGAGACCCGGCCCGAGGAATTCAGGGCACCCTGTGCGTCCGCAGACTCCACCCGCTGGTCGCAGAATGATGCCGACCCCAGCACATTCGTGTTCTGCCACATGTGCGCCGAGACAAGAGTACTGATGGCAACCAGCGTTCCCGCAGCGATGAGCAGTGACTTCTTCCTGTGTGGACTGGGAGACATGTGTGTATCGATTCCTTGTCTCGGGCTTGGGCTCAGCGGGACCGCAGAGCCTCGTACGCGGTCTGCCGTCCGGAAATATAACTCTGCTGGGCCTCGCCGGCGGCGTCCTCGGCGACCTCTGGGGCCAGGCTTCGTTCCTTGCCCCACCTGTCGAAGTAGCGGTCGATGTTGTCTTGCGCTACGTCGTTGCTCCGGTTCAATTCCTCCTTTGCCAAGGAACCCTCTTCTGCTTGTACTCCCGCCAGCCAGTTATTGAGAGAGATGTCCACCAGGCGTTGGGACATGTCTCCTACTATCGGAATATTGGTGATCATGCCGCCACCGATGTGGTAGCCGTAGAACCGTGTATCGGTTGCATCGGAAATCTTGTCGTCGTGTACGTCCATCTTTACGTCACCGCCGACGGCGTTA
Coding sequences within it:
- a CDS encoding WXG100 family type VII secretion target is translated as MSGAHYDELAVTYGTMDALATELGNQAKKLEEDLEALKKAVLDAAAGWGGEAYEEFTKKTKEWDRHASGIHQALVSIGQRVGTAGGDYRGGDLKGASYFM
- a CDS encoding S8 family serine peptidase, whose product is MVILSAGLTSGAASADAQSQQWYLSAMKVDEMWKVSTGKGVKVAVIDSGVNPETPSLKGQVLADEVPQAVAYGATDDYDGHGTTMAELIAGTGADGGIKGLAPGARIVPYRIVFTDVLKDKAEISKTPNPAEAIRAAADSDAEIISMSFGGGGDSETEAAVKYAQSKGKLMFASVGNDAEKKSLIGYPAAYPYVVGVAASDESGKVAKFSEYGNYVDLAAPGLDMPGWCDATFRSYCDQGGTSAATALTSAAAALIWSAHPDWTANQVLASLIETAGRSWAKDDPSVYLGYGLIRPRRVLMDEDFKPGPPDTDPLARENAIGLLDDSGNPVVASPSPSPEPSKEPETSDGGDQTSTAASDKGTSDNTTLWVTLGAAAAVLVIGGGAFAVIRSRRRA
- a CDS encoding WXG100 family type VII secretion target — translated: MAEGRKLYEAQVEKLQTNVVDRYDSIRQSLARLQGTIDMIEKNWTGQGAIAFDKKQTEINSHMASIGRMLDDFLEGIQLNKADKRKLEDQIEADVAKISMDDLGGKSSALSSY
- a CDS encoding WXG100 family type VII secretion target, which translates into the protein MSGEENKPDLHQEERREALAQNKMLDAVTNMTSLVVSPLGSVRGIHFGSTSFENYDLNQMIDIVESANPELLESAGTALVDARDAIQKAADELKDNLLGDIDWKGESQTAFTKWATSLVRTAEGIADYAEVVGTQVMAAGSGLASVRKSMPPRDNRTDPKLVKEIPEAKQVESNDEYTAAVKAEDHRQEAINQMYRLASFYTVSAGTMAKEEEPVFPKMPDAGVPPPSGGDRVDPPREREVPGLPGIGDSATVDRESVNSPAGRSQSTGGLAPAAKETVDPVVRPDRRVGTEINSVGVLPPQEALKPATATPPATAGPVGQQGPIPPIATRVVPPAFRGTAGRTTGPSGVPAVKSPPPAQGRAGGAAGNGPAARTGPGPVGQNPRAAMPGPVGSRGNGPLGQVGRTAVPGQSGSHGTGPVGRGVVGGVPKPTGPVPGQVGGFPRGPVSAMGASPASRSGPGRSSDGIVGGRPVMGAAPGGNGSKLPRGTVIGGEGASGPRVTGQRTGQHGVIGTPPTTSNTGRASRRSVGSSDGVVGMPNGRVSGTRNSGRPSEGSGAQRGATGNRSSGADRSRRDERRSDTSATD